Genomic DNA from Mycobacterium stomatepiae:
GGCGATCAGAAACTCCGACTACCTGCGCAAGTGGTTCCTGCTGGGCATCACGATCGGCGTGATCTCGGGCCTGGGCGCGGTGGTGTTCTATCTGGCCCTGAAGTACACCGGCGAATTCCTGCTCGGCTATCTGGCGGACTACCGCATCCCGACGCCGGTGGGCGAGGGCGGTAGCCACGGTTCGGCCGGTTTCACGCGCCCGTGGGCGGTCCCGCTGGTGACGACCGGCGGGGCGCTGCTGTCGGCCCTGCTGGTGGCCAAGCTCGCACCCGAAGCCACCGGGCACGGCACCGACGAGGCCATCGAGGCGGTGCACACCGATCCCCGCGCGATCCGCTTTCGGGCGGTGCTGGTGAAGATGGTCGCCAGCGCCTTGACGATCGGCTCCGGCGGTTCGGGCGGCCGCGAAGGCCCAACGGCACAGATCTCGGCCGGCTTCTGCTCGTTGCTGACGCGACGCCTCGGCCTGTCCGACGATGACGGCCGGATCGCGGTGGCGCTGGGTATCGGCGCGGGAATCGGCGCGATCTTCGCCGCACCCCTGGGCGGGGCGGTGCTGGCGGCTTCGATCACCTACCGCGACGATTTCGACTATCGCTGCCTGCTGCCCGGATTCATCACCTCGGGAACGGCGTACGCCGTGCTCGGAGCGTTCCTGGGCTTCGAACCGCTGTTCGGCTACATCGACGCCGAGTACCGCTTCGAGAAGACCTGGCCGCTGCTGTGGTTCGTGGTGATCGGTCTGGTCGCGGCGGCGATCGGCTACCTCTACGCCCGGAGCTTTCACGCCTCGGTCCGGCTCACTCGCCGGCTGCCGGGCGGGCCGGTGCTCAAGCCCGCGGTGGGCGGACTTCTGGTCGGGCTGCTGGGCCTGTTGATCCCCGAGGTCCTGAGCAGCGGCTACGGCTGGGCCCAGCTGGCGGCCGACCGCGGATCGCTGATGGGCATACCGCTGTGGATCATCCTCGTCCTGCCGCTGGCCAAGATCGTCGCGACGTCGCTGTCGATCGGCACCGGGGGTTCCGGCGGGTTGTTTGGCCCCGGCATCGTGATCGGCGCCTTCCTCGGCGCCGCGATCTGGCGCCTCGGCGAGCTATCCGGATTACCCGGCATACCGGACGGGCCGGGCGTCTTCGTCGTGGTCGGCATGATGGCGTGTTTCGGCAGTGTCGCGCGCGCCCCGCTGGCCATCATGATCATGGTCGCGGAGATGACCGGCTCGTTCTCGGTGGTGCCCGGAGCGATCATCGCGGTGGGCATCGCATCGTTGCTGCTGTCACGCACCAACGTGACCATTTACGAGGCGCAGCGGCTCACTCGAGAGACCGCCGAAGCCGAACGCGCGCGCCGCGCCGCGCCGCGCCGCAGTAGCTACTTGGACTTGGCGCGTGCGGTTTTCGCGGCGCCCTTCTCGGTCGTCGAGCCTGCATGGCTCAGCTTTCCACCCGCGCTCTCGAGATGCGCACGAACAAACCACTGGAACTTCTCCAGCGGGCCGGCTTGACCGATCAACAGGTCCTGGGTCACCTGGTCGAGTTCGTCTGTCTCATCGATGGCTTGGCGAATGTCCTCGATGACGCCGTTGTAGACCAAGTCAAGCGCGGCCAGGTGCGCCTGGACGGTGTCCCGGCCGACCGAATAGTCGTCCCACGAGCGGTCCCGAATGATGGCACCCGGGGTGCCCTCCGGCGAAGCACCAAGGGCCGCAATGCGTTCGGCGACATCGTCAGCGAACGCGCGAACCGCGTCCACCTGGGGATCGATCATCTCGTGCA
This window encodes:
- a CDS encoding Dps family protein, whose translation is MTQFTIPGLTDKQGTRLAELLQKQLSTYNDLHLTLKHIHWNVVGPNFIGVHEMIDPQVDAVRAFADDVAERIAALGASPEGTPGAIIRDRSWDDYSVGRDTVQAHLAALDLVYNGVIEDIRQAIDETDELDQVTQDLLIGQAGPLEKFQWFVRAHLESAGGKLSHAGSTTEKGAAKTARAKSK